In one Methanoculleus horonobensis genomic region, the following are encoded:
- the amrB gene encoding AmmeMemoRadiSam system protein B, whose protein sequence is MDMRPCSVAGMFYPAEPRHLEQLLETFFQKRAPGIISRGIVSPHAGYVYSGETGACAFSTIPPDFDGTFLVIGPSHRGYMTCASAVPWETPLGIVDVDTEFVDAMDIEIDEASHQSEHSIEVQMPIIKYRFPRARAAPVLMGEQTYEAAESLAEHLLQAIEHTKRDVRIVASSDFSHYVPDEVARRQDLHAIDALKTLDIPEFYRRLQETRATVCGYGPIATMCITCRSLGAERAELLRYTTSGDVTEDYNQVVGYAAIAVV, encoded by the coding sequence ATGGATATGCGCCCATGCAGTGTAGCGGGAATGTTCTATCCTGCCGAGCCCAGGCATCTGGAGCAACTGCTGGAGACCTTTTTCCAGAAAAGGGCCCCGGGGATAATATCCCGGGGAATCGTCTCTCCCCACGCAGGATACGTCTACTCGGGAGAGACAGGAGCCTGTGCATTCTCTACCATACCACCTGATTTTGACGGCACGTTTCTGGTCATCGGCCCGAGTCATCGGGGATACATGACCTGTGCTTCTGCCGTACCGTGGGAGACGCCGCTCGGGATCGTCGATGTCGATACGGAGTTTGTCGACGCGATGGATATCGAGATAGACGAGGCATCGCACCAGAGCGAACACTCGATCGAGGTACAGATGCCGATCATAAAATACCGGTTCCCGAGAGCAAGGGCCGCACCCGTTCTCATGGGAGAACAGACCTACGAGGCGGCGGAAAGCCTTGCGGAGCACCTGCTCCAGGCAATCGAACACACGAAACGGGACGTGCGGATCGTCGCCTCGAGCGACTTCTCCCATTACGTCCCGGACGAGGTGGCCCGGCGGCAGGACCTGCACGCGATCGACGCGCTCAAAACCCTGGACATACCCGAGTTTTACCGGCGGCTCCAGGAGACACGCGCTACGGTCTGCGGCTACGGCCCGATCGCGACCATGTGCATCACATGCCGGTCGCTCGGTGCAGAGAGGGCAGAGCTCTTACGGTATACGACCAGCGGCGATGTGACGGAAGATTACAATCAGGTAGTGGGGTATGCAGCAATAGCGGTGGTCTGA
- the rpsB gene encoding 30S ribosomal protein S2: protein MTGNELEIELKEPLLPVEEYLAAGVHIGTQQKSKDMMKFIYRVRGDGLYILDIQATDERIKTAAKFLSQYEPSKILVVTSRQYGQYPAKKFADAVGGMSVIGRFIPGMLTNQRLNKYIEPDVVVVTDPIGDAQAITEAVQAGIPIVALCDTNNMTKYVDMVIPTNNKGRKALSVIYYLLTKELLRLRGVATSLTSEDFETEL from the coding sequence TTGACAGGAAACGAACTTGAAATTGAACTGAAAGAACCGCTGTTGCCCGTTGAGGAGTACCTTGCGGCAGGCGTGCACATCGGCACCCAGCAGAAGAGCAAGGACATGATGAAGTTCATCTACCGCGTGCGTGGGGACGGACTTTATATCCTGGATATCCAGGCAACCGACGAACGGATCAAGACTGCCGCGAAGTTCCTTTCGCAGTATGAGCCTTCGAAGATCCTGGTCGTCACCTCCCGGCAGTACGGCCAGTACCCGGCCAAGAAGTTCGCCGACGCCGTCGGCGGCATGTCGGTCATCGGCCGCTTCATCCCCGGGATGCTCACCAACCAGCGTCTGAACAAGTACATCGAGCCCGACGTCGTCGTGGTGACCGATCCCATCGGCGATGCCCAGGCGATCACCGAAGCCGTCCAGGCAGGCATCCCGATCGTTGCGCTCTGCGACACCAACAATATGACGAAGTACGTCGATATGGTCATCCCGACGAACAACAAGGGTCGGAAGGCGCTCTCGGTGATCTACTACCTCCTGACAAAGGAACTGCTCCGCCTGCGCGGCGTGGCCACATCGCTCACGTCCGAAGACTTTGAGACAGAGTTATAA
- the eno gene encoding phosphopyruvate hydratase: protein MTTIEQIILRTILDSRGNETVEAEIYTDCGFGRAAAPSGASTGTYEAKVRPPREAVEDAQKNLIPSLIGEDTRDQITFDALLRENDGTADFSSIGANVAVALSLACAKAAAASLDLELFRYLGGAFAAETPLPLGNVIGGGAHAPNATSIQEFLVVPTGACGATEGVFVNAAVHKTVKKMLQEQGKLSGKGDEGAWAPAITDIEAFELITDAINTVSDETNVEVRMGIDVAASELWNGEQYRYKDAARSREDQIAYMTDLVDRYNLIYIEDPLFEEDFEAFGDLTDQVGDRCLICGDDLFVTNVERITKGVETDAANCVLIKPNQIGTLTDTFEAIRLAQENGMETVMSHRSGETTDATIAHLATAFGCIFLKTGVVGGERIAKLNELIRIEELI from the coding sequence ATGACGACCATCGAACAGATTATCCTGAGAACAATCCTGGATAGCCGCGGAAACGAGACCGTCGAGGCTGAGATCTACACGGATTGCGGCTTCGGACGGGCTGCGGCACCCAGTGGTGCCAGCACCGGCACGTATGAAGCAAAGGTGCGGCCGCCGCGCGAGGCTGTCGAGGACGCGCAGAAAAACCTGATTCCATCGCTCATCGGTGAAGACACCCGTGATCAGATCACGTTCGACGCACTGCTCAGAGAGAACGACGGAACGGCCGACTTCAGTTCGATCGGCGCAAACGTCGCCGTAGCGCTCTCGCTTGCGTGTGCAAAGGCGGCGGCGGCGTCTCTCGACCTTGAACTCTTCCGTTACCTTGGAGGTGCGTTCGCCGCCGAGACACCCCTGCCGCTCGGCAACGTCATCGGCGGAGGCGCGCATGCCCCCAACGCCACCTCGATCCAGGAGTTCCTGGTGGTTCCCACCGGGGCTTGTGGCGCGACGGAAGGCGTCTTCGTGAACGCTGCCGTTCACAAGACCGTGAAGAAGATGCTGCAGGAGCAGGGCAAACTCTCCGGGAAAGGGGATGAAGGCGCCTGGGCACCTGCCATAACCGACATTGAGGCGTTCGAGCTCATCACTGACGCAATCAACACCGTTTCCGACGAGACGAACGTCGAGGTCAGGATGGGAATCGACGTAGCGGCAAGCGAACTCTGGAACGGCGAGCAGTACCGCTACAAGGACGCGGCACGGAGCCGTGAAGACCAGATCGCCTACATGACGGATCTCGTCGACCGCTACAACCTCATCTACATCGAGGACCCCCTCTTCGAGGAGGACTTCGAGGCGTTCGGCGACCTGACCGATCAGGTCGGGGACCGGTGCCTCATCTGCGGCGACGACCTCTTCGTGACCAACGTCGAGCGGATCACGAAGGGCGTCGAGACGGATGCGGCAAACTGCGTCCTGATCAAACCAAACCAGATAGGGACTCTCACCGACACCTTCGAGGCGATACGCCTCGCACAGGAGAACGGTATGGAGACCGTCATGAGCCACCGTTCCGGAGAGACGACCGACGCGACGATAGCACACCTTGCAACCGCGTTCGGGTGCATCTTCCTCAAGACCGGCGTGGTCGGCGGTGAGCGAATAGCCAAACTGAATGAATTGATTCGCATAGAGGAGCTGATCTAA
- a CDS encoding DNA-directed RNA polymerase subunit K, producing the protein MESYTRYERARIIGARALQISMGAPVLVKTPNTEPLEIALEEYAQDMIPITVKRK; encoded by the coding sequence ATGGAATCATATACCCGGTATGAACGGGCACGAATTATAGGGGCTCGTGCTCTCCAGATCTCGATGGGTGCGCCTGTTCTGGTCAAAACACCAAACACAGAGCCGCTCGAGATCGCACTTGAAGAGTACGCTCAAGACATGATCCCTATAACGGTGAAGAGAAAGTAG
- a CDS encoding DNA-directed RNA polymerase subunit N, with translation MIPVRCFTCGKVVSTAWKEFKERRDAGEDPKRILDDLGLERYCCRRMLLTHKEVVEDLNPYQ, from the coding sequence ATGATACCCGTACGATGTTTTACATGCGGTAAGGTCGTCTCTACAGCCTGGAAGGAGTTCAAGGAGCGGCGGGATGCCGGCGAGGATCCAAAACGGATCCTCGACGATCTCGGTCTGGAGCGCTACTGCTGCAGACGGATGCTGCTGACGCACAAGGAAGTAGTGGAGGACCTGAATCCGTACCAATGA
- a CDS encoding 30S ribosomal protein S9: protein MAKIINSSGKRKTAIARATLKPGNGRVRINSVPLEIYGTELIRMKIAEPLLLVPNALDGVDAAIDVSGGGTMGQAEAVRTALARGIVEWHNDPQIKDAFLAYDRTLLVNDSRQKEAKKPHGPGARAKFQKSYR, encoded by the coding sequence GTGGCAAAGATCATCAATTCAAGCGGTAAGAGAAAGACGGCAATCGCCCGCGCGACCTTAAAGCCCGGCAACGGTCGGGTCCGCATCAACTCCGTGCCCCTGGAGATCTACGGGACTGAGTTGATCCGCATGAAGATCGCCGAGCCGCTGCTGCTGGTTCCGAACGCGCTCGACGGTGTCGACGCGGCGATCGATGTCTCCGGCGGCGGCACGATGGGACAGGCCGAAGCAGTCCGGACTGCGCTCGCGCGCGGCATCGTGGAGTGGCACAACGACCCCCAGATAAAGGACGCATTCCTTGCGTACGACCGGACACTGCTCGTAAACGACTCGCGGCAGAAAGAGGCCAAGAAACCGCACGGCCCCGGCGCACGGGCGAAGTTCCAGAAGTCCTACCGGTGA
- a CDS encoding 50S ribosomal protein L13, which translates to MVTIIDADGLLLGRMASLVAQRALAGEEIAIVNVEKAIVSGNRAQVLANYTTKRERGSREGGPFFPRRPDHIVKRTIRGMLPYKRERGIAAFKRIKTYVGVPMEFTGMETETLEAAHIDRLGSTRYVTIGAISNNLGAKY; encoded by the coding sequence ATGGTTACAATTATCGACGCAGACGGATTACTGCTCGGAAGGATGGCCAGCCTCGTCGCGCAGCGTGCGCTTGCCGGCGAAGAGATCGCCATCGTGAATGTGGAAAAGGCAATCGTCTCCGGAAACAGGGCACAGGTGCTCGCGAACTACACCACGAAGCGCGAGCGCGGATCCCGCGAGGGCGGCCCGTTCTTCCCGCGCAGGCCCGACCATATCGTCAAGCGCACCATCCGCGGGATGCTTCCCTACAAGCGCGAGCGCGGTATCGCGGCATTCAAGCGGATCAAGACCTACGTCGGCGTTCCAATGGAGTTCACCGGAATGGAGACGGAGACGCTCGAGGCGGCACACATCGACCGGCTGGGCAGCACGAGATACGTGACGATCGGGGCGATAAGCAACAACCTCGGAGCTAAATATTAA
- a CDS encoding 50S ribosomal protein L18e produces the protein MKKTTENKSNPRLTALIVTLKDASRIHEANIWREIAKRLDAPRKNYAEVNLSKIDRYANEGETILVPGKVLGSGALNLPVKIAALDFSEAAVSKITGANGTCMTIEDLVRDNPTGSRVRILR, from the coding sequence ATGAAGAAGACAACCGAGAATAAATCAAACCCCCGGCTGACCGCCCTCATCGTGACGCTCAAAGACGCGTCGCGCATACATGAGGCGAACATCTGGCGCGAGATTGCAAAGAGGCTGGATGCGCCCCGGAAGAACTACGCCGAGGTGAACCTCAGCAAGATCGACCGGTACGCGAACGAAGGTGAGACGATCCTGGTGCCGGGCAAGGTGCTCGGCAGCGGCGCGCTCAACCTGCCGGTGAAGATCGCTGCACTGGACTTCTCCGAAGCGGCGGTGAGCAAGATCACCGGCGCAAACGGGACGTGCATGACTATCGAGGACCTCGTCCGGGACAACCCGACGGGGAGCAGGGTACGGATCCTCAGGTGA
- a CDS encoding DNA-directed RNA polymerase subunit D, which translates to MEIAFSRLDERVAKFTLSGVSTSFANMFRRAMISEVPTLAIEDVRIYDNTSVLFDEMLTHRLGLVPLRTDLKVYKPRSECTCEGVGCSACTATYTLSVEGPKTVTSSDLIPQDPDAAPAEEGIPIIELAKDQKVVLEAQAVIGTGKEHAKWQATTACGYKNYPVIAIDARCDGCGMCIDECPRSVLETAQGKIRVIEGRQELCSLCRLCERACLAGGIGTEPAIHISTDTERFIFVVESDGSMPVQKIIERALQYIQKSSDNLVDVMNEITGEGTE; encoded by the coding sequence ATGGAGATAGCGTTTTCTCGACTGGATGAGAGAGTCGCCAAATTCACCCTGAGCGGCGTTTCCACGTCGTTCGCCAATATGTTCCGGCGGGCGATGATCAGCGAAGTGCCGACGCTCGCCATCGAAGATGTCCGCATCTACGACAACACAAGCGTCCTCTTCGATGAGATGCTGACGCACCGCCTGGGACTCGTTCCACTCCGGACAGACCTCAAGGTCTACAAACCGCGCAGTGAGTGTACCTGCGAAGGCGTCGGATGCTCGGCCTGCACCGCGACCTATACGCTCTCCGTCGAGGGGCCGAAGACCGTCACCTCAAGCGACCTGATACCGCAGGATCCCGACGCCGCACCGGCGGAAGAGGGCATCCCCATCATCGAACTGGCGAAGGACCAGAAGGTCGTGCTCGAAGCGCAGGCAGTCATCGGCACCGGAAAAGAGCATGCCAAGTGGCAGGCGACGACCGCCTGCGGCTACAAGAATTACCCGGTGATCGCCATCGACGCGAGGTGCGACGGGTGCGGCATGTGCATCGACGAATGCCCGAGGAGCGTGCTTGAAACGGCACAGGGGAAAATCCGGGTCATTGAAGGGCGGCAGGAACTCTGTTCCCTCTGCAGACTCTGTGAGCGGGCATGCCTCGCCGGTGGAATCGGCACCGAGCCGGCCATCCACATAAGCACCGATACGGAGAGATTTATCTTCGTGGTGGAGAGCGACGGTTCGATGCCCGTCCAGAAGATCATCGAGAGAGCGCTACAATATATCCAGAAATCATCAGACAACCTGGTAGACGTGATGAACGAGATTACGGGAGAGGGGACTGAATGA
- a CDS encoding 30S ribosomal protein S11 yields the protein MAEEKWGIAHIFASFNNTIITVTDLSGAETITKSSGGMVVKQDRNESSPYAAMQMAIQVAQNARDKGITGVHVKVRAPGRGKQRSPGPGAQAAIRALARAGMRIGRIEDVTPVPHDSIRGKGGRRGRRV from the coding sequence ATGGCAGAAGAGAAATGGGGCATCGCGCACATCTTTGCCTCCTTTAACAACACCATCATCACCGTCACCGACCTCTCCGGAGCGGAGACGATCACCAAGAGCAGCGGCGGCATGGTCGTGAAACAGGACAGGAACGAGAGCTCGCCGTACGCAGCCATGCAGATGGCAATCCAGGTCGCGCAGAACGCACGGGACAAGGGGATCACCGGCGTCCACGTGAAGGTCCGCGCACCCGGTCGGGGCAAACAGCGGAGCCCCGGACCCGGCGCTCAGGCAGCGATCCGCGCCCTTGCCCGTGCAGGGATGAGGATCGGCCGCATCGAAGACGTCACCCCGGTGCCTCACGACAGCATCCGCGGTAAAGGCGGCCGGAGAGGAAGGAGAGTGTAA
- a CDS encoding 30S ribosomal protein S4: MGYPGKNHKQYATPKRRFEKTRLEDEKRLLIDYGLRNKRELWKAQSVLRKYRAAARELVALRSGGLSTEDYLEKRDRLVNHLYRYGLVGENADVGDVLALKVEQQLDRRLQTLVLRRGFARSPKQARQFITHGHIAIKGRRVTIPGYRVERAEEAEISYYGPSPLTNEVHPERSRIARAGVR, encoded by the coding sequence ATGGGATACCCAGGAAAAAACCACAAACAGTACGCGACGCCCAAGAGGCGGTTCGAAAAGACGAGACTCGAGGACGAAAAGCGGCTCCTCATCGACTACGGCCTGCGAAACAAGCGCGAACTCTGGAAGGCCCAGAGCGTTCTGCGGAAGTACCGCGCTGCTGCCCGTGAACTGGTGGCACTGCGCTCGGGCGGACTCAGCACCGAGGATTATCTGGAGAAGAGAGACCGGCTTGTCAACCACCTGTACCGCTACGGTCTCGTCGGTGAGAACGCCGACGTCGGCGACGTCCTTGCGCTCAAAGTCGAGCAGCAGCTCGACCGCCGGCTCCAGACGCTGGTTCTCCGCAGAGGGTTCGCACGGTCCCCCAAGCAGGCGCGCCAGTTCATCACCCACGGCCACATCGCAATCAAAGGCCGCCGCGTGACCATCCCGGGCTACCGTGTCGAGAGAGCCGAAGAGGCCGAGATCAGCTACTACGGGCCTTCCCCGCTCACGAACGAGGTTCACCCCGAGAGAAGCCGCATCGCCCGCGCAGGAGTGAGATAA
- a CDS encoding 30S ribosomal protein S13, which translates to MDDEEIKYFVRIRNTDLDGTKAVHIALTGIKGIGPHTSRTITALANVDPRAVLGKLDDESVERIASAVDTYTEQVPDWMVNRPKDVYTGEIRHLLGTDLSMMNDDDVNRMRKMRSYRGIRHETGQKVRGQRTKSTGRTGTTVGVKRKKD; encoded by the coding sequence ATGGATGATGAAGAGATAAAGTACTTTGTTCGAATCAGGAACACTGATCTCGACGGCACCAAGGCAGTGCACATCGCACTGACCGGGATCAAGGGCATTGGTCCGCACACGTCGCGCACCATCACCGCCCTTGCCAACGTAGATCCCCGTGCCGTGCTCGGCAAACTCGACGACGAGTCGGTCGAGCGGATCGCAAGCGCCGTCGACACCTACACAGAGCAGGTGCCCGACTGGATGGTCAACCGCCCGAAAGACGTCTACACCGGAGAGATCCGCCACCTTCTTGGGACCGATCTCAGCATGATGAACGATGACGACGTCAACCGCATGAGAAAGATGCGGAGTTACCGCGGTATCCGGCACGAGACCGGACAGAAGGTCCGCGGCCAGCGCACCAAGTCCACCGGAAGAACCGGCACGACCGTCGGCGTCAAGAGGAAGAAAGATTGA
- a CDS encoding deoxyhypusine synthase, with product MKPTQPVKPNSNITALLESMSQTGFQGRKLGESLGIWTRMVSDPDCTIFMGLSGAMIPAGMQNVLIELVKHRYVDVIVSTGANIFHDTCEHLGVRHYLGHHHANDEALFAEGIDRIYDVFAYEEEFRSIDAEISRFADTIAPFRGSSREFIRLLGNWLREQRPEGRSLIATCAEYGVPIFIPALCDSSIGIGLVMARRRGVDVDVDQLTDTDEITRMVEDAQKTGVIYVGGGVPKNFIQQTQVIASIHDQNLGGHAYAIQYTTDAPHWGGLSGCTFEEAISWGKEAPACPRVQCFCDATIALPIVASGLIGSGIKRARRSP from the coding sequence ATGAAACCAACGCAGCCAGTTAAACCAAACAGCAATATAACGGCCCTCCTCGAGTCCATGAGCCAAACCGGCTTCCAGGGGAGAAAACTCGGGGAGTCGCTCGGCATCTGGACCAGAATGGTCTCGGATCCGGACTGCACGATATTCATGGGACTCTCGGGCGCGATGATCCCGGCGGGTATGCAGAACGTGCTCATCGAACTCGTCAAACACCGTTACGTCGACGTCATCGTCTCGACGGGCGCGAACATCTTCCACGACACCTGCGAGCACCTCGGCGTCCGGCACTACCTCGGCCACCACCACGCGAACGACGAAGCCCTCTTTGCGGAGGGGATCGACAGGATCTACGACGTCTTTGCCTACGAGGAGGAGTTCCGGAGCATTGATGCGGAGATTTCGCGGTTCGCCGACACCATAGCGCCGTTCAGGGGCTCCTCGCGGGAGTTCATCCGGCTCCTCGGCAACTGGCTCCGCGAGCAGAGGCCGGAAGGACGATCACTCATCGCCACCTGTGCCGAGTACGGCGTCCCGATCTTCATCCCCGCCCTCTGCGACTCATCCATCGGGATCGGCCTCGTAATGGCCCGGCGGCGGGGGGTCGACGTCGATGTCGACCAGCTCACCGATACCGACGAGATCACCCGTATGGTCGAGGACGCGCAGAAGACCGGCGTCATCTACGTCGGCGGCGGCGTCCCGAAGAACTTCATCCAGCAGACCCAGGTCATCGCGTCGATCCACGACCAGAACCTCGGCGGGCACGCCTACGCCATCCAGTACACCACCGACGCCCCCCACTGGGGCGGACTTTCCGGGTGCACGTTTGAAGAGGCGATCAGCTGGGGCAAGGAGGCGCCTGCATGCCCGCGGGTCCAGTGTTTCTGCGATGCGACGATCGCGCTCCCCATCGTCGCATCGGGGCTGATCGGAAGCGGGATCAAGCGTGCTCGCCGATCTCCCTGA
- a CDS encoding CBS domain-containing protein — MSDRFQVLVKDVMAKPITIAKSAFVSEALDKMLGEGVDPLIVTNNGTVIGTTSRAAIAETLGSRKTQALKATSIHVANTVEENFTSAYPDQSIDILVPLLQHYKLVVVFDAEHRLIGQVTAGDLLKVLRPAGGTLEVMEPAYTIQSEERAVHLRRRMLDGEINRFIVEDGDTVLGIVTETDVAKALHALKDIVEDTRQEYRIRNLLVRDIMTTPLISMDANTDVSEIIDLMLKKNISSVPIKQNNRIAGVVTRNSLVQAL, encoded by the coding sequence ATGAGCGACAGATTTCAGGTACTTGTCAAAGACGTGATGGCAAAACCGATCACCATCGCGAAATCCGCCTTTGTCAGCGAAGCGCTCGATAAGATGCTCGGTGAGGGGGTCGATCCGCTTATCGTGACCAACAACGGCACGGTCATCGGAACGACTTCCCGTGCAGCAATCGCCGAGACGCTCGGGAGCAGGAAGACCCAGGCGCTGAAGGCCACATCCATTCATGTCGCGAACACGGTCGAGGAGAACTTCACCTCCGCGTATCCCGATCAGAGCATCGACATCCTGGTACCGTTGCTCCAGCACTACAAGCTGGTCGTGGTCTTCGATGCCGAGCACCGCCTGATCGGGCAGGTGACGGCGGGTGATCTCTTGAAGGTGCTCCGTCCGGCAGGCGGCACCCTCGAAGTCATGGAACCGGCGTACACCATCCAGAGCGAGGAGCGCGCCGTCCACCTCCGCCGCAGGATGCTTGACGGAGAGATCAACCGCTTCATCGTGGAGGACGGGGACACCGTCCTCGGCATCGTCACGGAGACCGATGTCGCGAAGGCGCTCCACGCGCTGAAGGATATCGTGGAGGATACCCGGCAGGAGTACCGGATCAGGAACCTGCTCGTGCGGGACATCATGACCACGCCCCTGATCTCGATGGACGCGAATACGGACGTCTCCGAGATCATCGACCTGATGCTCAAGAAGAACATCAGTTCCGTCCCGATCAAGCAGAACAACAGGATCGCGGGCGTCGTGACTCGGAACTCGCTCGTGCAGGCCCTGTGA
- a CDS encoding CBS domain-containing protein produces MASPVYVVAPGDNVAYARNLMLKHRVSRLPVMEGDELRGILTKKDIAYRLRQTEPMWRRRPIDRIPVSVLMAPEPITAAPETSIHDIASIMLDKDISGIPVVEEGRMSGIVTKLDLMRSAHIRGLTAKVNEIMEDAATVNRYHSLDHVIDTIKGKNDKLIVVNDNGSLAGIITESNLAFYEYLDERMNLPRKDVTHLRKEGPAGQKRFRYVVEVSAVAEDIMSRPVVTVSPDASLQDAVGLMLEHQINSLVVVEDGDIRGMLKRDDIIKEVAK; encoded by the coding sequence ATGGCATCTCCGGTGTACGTCGTTGCACCGGGGGATAACGTTGCCTATGCACGAAACCTCATGCTCAAACACCGGGTGTCGAGGTTGCCGGTCATGGAAGGGGACGAACTCCGGGGCATCCTCACCAAGAAGGATATCGCTTACCGGCTCAGGCAGACGGAGCCGATGTGGCGGCGGCGCCCGATCGACCGGATTCCGGTCAGCGTCCTGATGGCGCCCGAGCCGATCACGGCTGCGCCGGAGACCAGTATCCACGATATCGCGTCCATCATGCTTGATAAGGACATCTCCGGGATTCCCGTGGTCGAAGAGGGCAGGATGAGCGGCATCGTCACCAAGCTGGATCTGATGCGTTCTGCCCATATCCGCGGGCTCACCGCAAAGGTCAACGAGATCATGGAGGATGCGGCCACGGTCAACCGGTATCACTCGTTAGACCACGTCATCGACACGATTAAGGGAAAAAACGATAAACTTATCGTCGTTAACGACAATGGAAGCCTTGCCGGCATAATTACGGAAAGCAACCTCGCATTTTACGAGTATCTGGACGAGCGGATGAACCTGCCCAGGAAGGATGTTACTCACCTCAGGAAAGAGGGGCCGGCGGGGCAGAAACGCTTCAGATATGTCGTCGAGGTATCGGCAGTTGCAGAAGACATCATGAGCCGCCCGGTCGTCACCGTATCTCCCGATGCATCCCTCCAGGATGCCGTCGGGCTGATGCTGGAGCACCAGATCAACAGCCTCGTCGTCGTGGAGGACGGTGATATCCGCGGCATGCTCAAGAGAGATGATATCATCAAGGAAGTGGCAAAATGA
- a CDS encoding CBS domain-containing protein: MQPNSNNSDKKPADRLLKMPGRRERGPVDFKTKIAEHEGEIMAIATRDVVVAQQTTAIIQGVEIMTREGFRRLPVVDPGTRHLRGIVTVGDIINFMGGGDKFNLVQVKHGGNFLAAINEGLREIMTPHLVTMPVTGAIGDAVDIIINKHIGGIPITDTEGELKGIVTERDVMKVLTTEHSNRKAEDIMNASVRVTGPDTSIGKVCREMVKCRFRRLPVVADDLLCGIVTATDIMSYLGKGKAFEQLTTGDSAEVMGAPVRSLLSGELHTITPDRNIHEIALEMIRRRVGALPVIEDSHLVGLVTEYDLVKAFSEE, translated from the coding sequence ATGCAACCCAACTCGAATAACTCGGATAAGAAACCGGCCGACAGACTTCTGAAGATGCCGGGCAGACGCGAACGCGGGCCGGTCGACTTCAAGACAAAGATCGCCGAGCATGAAGGCGAGATCATGGCGATCGCCACGAGAGACGTCGTCGTGGCTCAGCAGACGACCGCGATCATCCAGGGGGTCGAGATCATGACCCGAGAAGGGTTCCGCAGACTGCCGGTCGTCGATCCCGGAACGCGTCACCTCCGGGGGATCGTGACCGTCGGCGACATCATCAACTTCATGGGCGGCGGCGACAAGTTCAACCTCGTTCAGGTGAAGCATGGGGGGAACTTCCTCGCGGCCATCAACGAGGGGCTCCGCGAGATCATGACTCCGCACCTGGTCACCATGCCCGTGACCGGAGCCATCGGCGACGCGGTCGATATCATCATCAACAAGCATATCGGCGGGATCCCCATCACCGACACCGAAGGGGAACTGAAGGGCATCGTGACCGAGCGCGACGTGATGAAGGTGCTCACCACCGAACACTCGAACCGCAAGGCAGAAGATATCATGAACGCTTCGGTACGCGTCACCGGCCCCGACACATCGATCGGCAAGGTCTGCCGGGAGATGGTGAAATGCCGGTTCAGGCGGCTTCCGGTCGTTGCCGACGATCTCCTCTGCGGGATCGTCACCGCCACCGATATCATGAGTTATCTCGGGAAGGGCAAGGCGTTCGAGCAGCTGACGACCGGAGACTCCGCCGAGGTCATGGGAGCACCGGTGCGCTCGCTCCTCTCCGGGGAACTGCACACCATCACGCCCGACCGGAACATTCACGAGATCGCTCTCGAGATGATCCGAAGGCGTGTCGGGGCGCTCCCGGTCATAGAGGACTCGCACCTTGTCGGTCTCGTGACGGAATACGACCTTGTAAAAGCATTTTCTGAGGAGTGA